The following is a genomic window from Verrucosispora sp. WMMD573.
GTGGCCGAGCAGCAGCGGGTACGGCGCGGCGATGGTGCCGTCGACCATGGACAGGTCGGAGTGGCAGACCCCGGCCGCTCGGACCGCCACCCGTACCTGGCCGGGGCCGATGGGAGGCGGCGAGACCTGTTCCACCCGGGGTGGCGTGCCGACGCCCCGGACCACCAGGCCCCTCACCGTTGGATCGCCTTCACTTCGCAGAACTCCTCAAGCCCGTGCACACCCAGCTCACGGCCGAGGCCGGACTGCTTGTAGCCGCCGAACGGGGCGAGCGGGTTGAACGGTGCGCCGTTGATGTCGACGGCGCCGGTACGCAGCCGGCGGGCAACCCGCAGCGCCCGCTCCTCGTCGCCGGACCACACCGCGCCGGCCAGCCCATAGCGGGAGTTGTTGGCGACCCGTACCGCGTGGTCGTCGTCGTCGATCGGGATGACCGCCAGGACCGGCCCGAAGACCTCCTCCTGCGCGAGGGCGCTGTCGGGATCGACGTCGGCGATGACTGTCGGGGCGACGAACCAGCCCCGCTGCGGGACCGGGGCGTCGGGGCCGCCGGCCACCAGCCGGCCGCCGTCGGCGAGGCCCCGGGTGATGTGGTCGCGTACCCGGTCGCGCTGTCGGGCGGAGACCAGCGGGCCGAGCCGGGTGGCGGGGTCGAGCGGGTCGCCGAGCCGGTAGCCGTCGGTCGCCTTGGCGGCCAGGTCGAGGGCCTCGTCGTAGCGGTCCCGGTGCACCAGCATCCGCGTCCAGGCGGTGCAGGTCTGCCCCGAGTTGAGGAAGGCGTTGCCGACGCCAACCTTGACCGCGCCGGCCAGGTCGGCGTCGTCGAGGACCACGTTCGCCGACTTGCCGCCCAGCTCCAGTGACACCCGGGCGATCCGGTCGGCGGCCAGGTGCGTGATCCGCCGGCCGGTGGCGGTGGAGCCGGTGAAGGAGACCAGGTCCACGCCGGGATGCCCGGCGAGGGCCTCGCCGACCACCGGCCCGGTGCCGGTGACCAGGTTGACCACGCCGGGCGGCAGGCCGGCCTCGTCGATGGCGTCGAAGAGCAGGTACGCGGTGAGCGGGGTCAGTTCGCTCGGCTTCAGCACCAGCGTGCAGCCGGCGGCCAGGGCGGGTGCGAGCTTGGCGACGATCTGGTGCAGCGGGTAGTTCCACGGGGTGATCGCGCCGACCACGCCGACGGGTTCGCGTACCACCAGGGAGTTGCCGACGGTCTGCGGCGCGGGCGGGTGCGCGGCCAGGTCGACGTAGCTGCGCAGCACGGTCAGCGGCAGCCCGGCCTGGACGCGGGTGGCGACCTTCAGTGGGGTGCCGAGTTCAGTGGCGACGGTGTGCGCGATGTCGTCGGCGCGGGCGGTCAGGGCGGCGTGCAGCCGGTCGAGGTGGGCGGCCCGGTCGGCGGGGTCGGTCGCCGCCCAGCCTTCGAAGGCGGCCCGCGCGGCGGCCACGGCCCGGTCGACGTCCTCGGCCGTGCCGGCCGGGACGGTGCCGATGACCTGCTCGGTCGTCGGGTTGTGCACCTCCAGCGGCTGGCCGCCCTCGGCGCGCACCCAACTGCCGTCGAGGTAGAAGTCGGTCCGTACGGATTCCATGGGCTCCTCACCTCGACTAAAACTAGCGGTGCAAGTTTGGACTCTAGTACGCCGGGCCGCCCGGCGGGAGGGGTGGCAGCGGGCCGACGACGCCTTCGTAGGTCTGTGACAGCCCGTCGATCAGCGCCTCCAGGCCCAGGGTGAAGGCGCCCTCGTCGACCTGGTGCTGGTGCTCGGCCAGGCGGTGGGCCTGACTCAGGTGCGGGTACTGCTCGGCGTAGAGCCCCGGATCCTCCACGAAGCCCTGGGCGAAGGAACTGAGCGCGGAACCCATCACGAAGTAGCGCATCAGCGCGCCGATGTGCGTCGCCCGGGCGGGTGGCCAGCCAGCCGCGACCAGCCCGCCGTAGACGGCGTCGGCCATGGCCAGAGCCGCCGGGCGTCGACCGGGTCCGCGCGCCAGGTGCGGCACGATGTTCGGATGGGCGGCGAGGGCGGCCCGGTAGGAGTGCCCCCAGCGGCGCAACGCCTCGCGCCAGTCGACCTCACCGAAGAACGACACGTCGACCTGGCCGGTGATGCTGTCCGCGACCGCGTCGAGGATCTCGTCCTTGGTGGCGAAGTGGTTGTACAGCGAGGGCCCGCGCACGCCCAGCGCGGCGGCGAGCCGTCGGGTGGAGAACGCGTCGAGCCCTTCGGCGTCGATCAACGCGGCGGCGGCCTCGACGATCCGCTCCCGGCTGAGCAGGGCCTGTCGCGGCCGGGGCATGGGCGTCCTCCTTCTGGTGGGTGGCTCGCGGGGAACTTTGCCACACCGGGGTCTGGACAGCATAAAACTTGCACCGCTAGTTTACTGCCATGGACCTTCACCTCTCGCCCGAGCAGGTCGCGGTCCGGGCGCTCGCCGCCGACTTCGTCGACCGCGAGGTGGTGCCGCACGCGGCGGCCTGGGACCGACGCGAGGCGGTCGACCCCGGCATCGTCGGCAAGCTCGGCGAGGTCGGCTTCCTCGGCCTCACCATCGCCGAGGAGCACGGCGGATCCGGCGGCGACCACCTCGCGTACTGCCTGGTGCTTGAGGAACTCGGCCGGGGCGACTCCGCCGTCCGGGGCATCGTGTCGGTCTCGCTCGGCCTGGTCGCCAAGTCGATCGCCAGCCACGGCAGCCCGGAGCAGCGGGAACGGTGGCTGCCGGCGCTCTGCTCCGGCGCCGCGCTCGGCTGCTTCGCGCTCACCGAACCGGACAGCGGCTCGGACGCGGCGGCGCTGACCACCCGCGCGGTCCGCGACGGCGACGACTGGCTGCTGACCGGCCGCAAGACGTTCATCACCAACGGCACCACCGCCGACGTGGCGCTGCTCTTCGCCCGTACCGGCGGCCCGGGCCACCGGGGCATCACCGCGTTCCTGGTGCCGACCGACAGCCCTGGCCTGACCCGGTCGGAGATCAAGGGCAAGCTGGGCCTGCGTGGGCAGGCGACCGCCGAACTCGTCCTCGAAGCCGTCCGGGTGCCCGACACCGCCCGCCTGGGCGCGGAGGGTGCCGGCTTCAAGCTGGCGCTGGCCACCCTCGCCAAGGGACGGATGTCGGTAGCGGCCGGCTGCGTCGGCATCGCCCAGGGCTGCCTGGACGCGGCCGTCGGCTACGCCGGAGCCCGCACGCAGTTCGGCAAGCCGATCGCCGGGCACCAGCTCGTGCAGCAGCTGCTCGCCGGCATCGCGGTCGACACCGCCGCGGCGCGGCTGCTGGTCTGGCGGGTCGCCGACCTGATCGACCGGGGCCAGCCGTTCGCCACCGAGGCGTCGATGGCCAAGCTGTTCGCCAGCGAGGCCGCCGTCCGCGCGGCCAACGACGCCATCCAGGTCTTCGGTGGGTACGGCTACATCGACGAGTACCCGGTCGGCAAGTACCTGCGCGACGCCCGCGTCACCACCCTCTACGAGGGCACCAGCCAGATCCAGCAGTTACTCATCGGGCGGGCGCTCACCGGCGTCAACGCCTTCTGAATTCGGGAGAGGAACCGTGAGCACATGGACTTCGGGCTGTCCGACGAGGAACGGGCCATCCGCGACACCGCCCGCGACTTCATCACCCGCGAGGTCATGCCGCTGGAGCAGGAGCTGCTGCGCCGCGAGCGGGCCCACCAGCCCGGCCTGGAACGCTCCGAGCTGAGGGAGTTGCAGCTCAAGGCCCGAAAGTTCGGCTTCTGGGGGCTGGCCACGCCGGCGGAGTACGGCGGCATGGACCTGCCCGCCGTCGTCCAGTCGCTGATCTGGACGGAGATCGGCCGCACCTTCGTGCCGTTCCGCTTCGGCGGCGAGGCGGACAACATCCTCTTCCACGCCACCGAGGAACAGCGGCAGGAGTTCCTGCTGCCCACCATCGAGGGGGAGCGGAACTCCTGCTTCGCCATCACCGAGCCGGGCGCCGGCTCCGACGCGGCGAACATCCGGTTCCGGGCCCGCCGCGACGGCGACGACTGGATCCTCAACGGCGAGAAGACCTTCATCACCGGCGGCAACGAGGCCGACTTCGCCATCGTCATCGCGGTCACCGACCCCGAGCGCGGGGCCCGCGACGGCGGGGCGACCGCGTTCCTGGTGGACCGGGCGATGGGCTGGCGGTCGGAGTTCATCCCCACCATGGGCGAGGGCGGGCCCGCCTCGCTGTTCTTCGACGACGTACGGGTGCCGAACCGCAACATCCTCGGCGAGGTGGGGCAGGGTTTCACCCTCGCCATGCAATGGATCGGCAAGGGCCGCTACACGATCCCCTCACACGCCGTCGGCATCGCCGAACGCGCGCTGCGGATGGCCATCGACCACGCCAACACCCGAGAGACCTTCGGTTCGAAGATCGGCACCAACCAGGCCATCCAGTGGATGATCGCCGACTCGGAGACCGAGCTGGAGGCGGCCCGCTGGCTGATCCTGCGCGCGGCCTGGACGGTCGACGCCGGCCTGGACCCGAGGCACGCCTCCTCGATGGCGAAGCTCTACGGCGCCGGCATGGTCAACCGGGTGGTCGACCGGGTCATGCAGATCCACGGCGGGATGGGCTACACCCGCGAGCTGCCGATCGAACGCTGGTACCGGCAGGTGCGGCTGTACCGGATCTTCGAGGGCACCGACGAGATGCAGCGACTGATCATCTCCCGCGACCTGTTGCGCGGTTACACGAAGCTCGGAGGGCACCTGGGATGAGGCGCTTCGCCAGCATCGACGAGTTGGCCGGCGCGGTCGGCGAGCGACTCGGGCCGGGCCCGTGGTTCCCCATCGACCAACGCCGGGTCAACAGGTTCGCCGACGCCACCGACGACCACCAGTGGATCCACCTCGACCAGGAACGGGCGGCGGCCGGGCCGTACGGCGGCACCATCGCCCACGGCTACCTGACGCTCGCCCTGCTGCCCGCCCTGGTCGGCGGCCTGTACCGGGTGGACGGGGTGCGGATGGGGGTCAACTACGGCCTCAACCGGGTCCGGTTCCCGGCACCGGTGCGCGTCGGCAACTCGGTGCGGGTCGTCGCGACGATCGACCAGGTCAGCCCGTTCGAGGGCGGAGCGCAGCTGGTGGCCACGGCGACCGTGGCGGGTGACGGCGGTGGCAAGCCGGTCTGCGTGGCCGAAACGGTCAGCCGGCTGTACACGGACCCGCCCCGATGACCGCGCTCTCCCCGGCGACCGTGCTGGCCGGTTCCGCCGACCGGCACGCCGACACGGTCGCCGTGATCGACGGCCGGGTCCGGGTCACGTACGCCGAGCTGTGGTTGGAGGCCCGCTGCTACGGCGCCGGGCTGCGGGCCGCCGGGGTGCGCAACGGCGACGCGGTGGCCCTGCTCGCGCCGAACGTGGTGGACTTCCCCCGGGTCTACTTCGGTGCCCTCGCCGCCGGTGCGGTCGCCGTACCGGTCGGCGTGCCGGTCGGTCCGCAGGCCGTCCACCTGGCCCGGGCGGCGCGGCTGCTGGTCTGCCACACCTCGCACCTGGCCGCCGGGCGGCGGATCAGCGTACGGGCCGGCGTCCCGCTGCTCACGGTCGGTCCCGGCCGGGGCCCGTCCGACGTGCCCCGGCTGGAGGATCTCGGCGACGTCCCACCCGGCCCTACCGGCGGGCTCGCGGACACCGACCTCGACCCCGCCGGCCGCACCGAGGCCGATCCGGACGACACCGACGTGGTGCTCGGCTGCCTGCCGCTGGGCGGCCGGTTCGGTCAGGCCGTCACGCTGACCGGCACCTTCCGGGCGGGAGCGACCCTGGTGCTGCTGGGCCGCTTCACCGGCCCGGCGGCGCTGGATCTCATGCTGCGCGAGCAGGTCACCGTCTTCCACGGCACGTCGGCGATGTACGCGGCGCTGCTCGACGCGGCCCGGGGCCGGGATTCGCTGCCCCGGCTGCGCCGCTGGGTCAGCCGGGCACCCCTGCCACCGTCCCTGCGGCAGCGCTTCACCAGCACCTTCGACGCGGTCGTCCACGTGGCGGACGGGGAGCACGACTCGTCCGGGAGGCCGGATGCGTCCACCGGCCGGGTGCGTACCGCTCGGCGGCTCCGCTCGCGCCGACTGGGCTGCCCCGGCGAGCGGTACCGGCGAGGGCCCGGAAGCTAGTGCGGTGGCCCGCAGCGGTCGCCGGGTCGGGCACGAGCGGCGAGTGGTGCTTCGACCCGCGACCGGTCCGGGCAGTACGGCTCGACGGTGATCCAGAACCGGCACACCCTGGCCCAGAGTGCGTCGAGGTCGATCTCGCACAGCGGCCGAGGTGGCGGTGCTGCGGCGCGGTGCCGATCGGCGTGCGGGCCGTCCCGGCGTCCTCGCCTACGATTCGCCCATGATCCGAGACGAGCTGGTGCCGGCCGAGGTGCGGCTGCGCCCGATGACGGCGGACGACGCCGACCGGGTACTGGCGATCTACCAGGCCGGGCTGGACGGCGGGAACGCCAGCTTCGAGACCGTCGCGCCGTCCTGGGCCGACTTCGACGCCGGCCGGTTGCCGGCCCACCGGCTGGTGGCGGTCGACGGGGACGGGACGCTCATCGCTTGGATCGCCGTGTCACCGACCTCGGCGCGGGCGGTCTACGCCGGGGTGGTGGAGCACTCCGTCTACGTCGACCCGGTCGCCCAGGGGCGGGGCGTGGCCCGGCTGCTGCTCGACGCGCTCATCGAGTCGACCGACGCGGCGGGCATCTGGACGATCCAGTCCGGCGTCTTTCCCGAGAACGCCGCCAGCCTGGCGCTGCACCGGCGGGCCGGTTTCCGGGTGGTCGGCACCCGCGAACGGGTGGGCCGTCACCACGGCCGTTGGCGCGACGTCGTCCTGCTGGAGCGCCGCAGCCCGGTGGTGGACTGAACCGCGTCGGCGGGGACCGGCGAGCGGCCGGCCCCCGCCTGCGGTGTTACGGGTACTGCTCCAGGTAGACCGGAGCGCCGACCCGGTCCATGTCGGCCGCCTCGCCGACGCCGTTGACCACGTGGTCGATGGTGCCGGCGCTGAGGTTCACCGTCATGATGTGGTGCAGCCGGATGCCGGGGCGTACCGGCACCTCGAAGCCGTTCTCGGTACGGATCGACGGGTTGTTCTGGTTGAACACGTACACCCCGCCACCGTGCAGCGTGTGGTGGCGGACCCGGTCGCCGACCTTGTATCCGGCCCACCCGTTGACCTTGCCGTTGTGCCAGTCCGCCTGGGTGGGCGGGTCGTAGGGCAGCTCGTTCTGGTAGAGGATCGTCGTGCCGTGCTCACCGTTCCACACCGTGTTGTACCGCTGAAAGTGCTCGACGAACAGGCCGGTGGCGGTGACGTGGTCGCCGTTGACGACGACGCCGTAGCGACCGGTGTTGGTCCGCCAGCGGTCGGTGTCGCCGTTGACGCCCTCGGTGAAGCCCTCGACACCGTGGTCGCCCCGCCACACCCAGGTGTGGTCGATCAGCACGTGGTCGCTGTTGACCTCCAGCGCGGTGTCCGTCTTGCCGATGTGCGGGCCGCCGACCCGGAAGTACACGTCGGACAGCGTGATCGGGTTACGCGGGGTGCTGTGGTTGCGGCCGTGCTCGCGACCGACCCGCAGCAGCACCGGTGATTCCTTCAGACCCGCGTCGATGGTGACCCCGGCGACGACCACGCCGGGCACCCCGGCGACGTTGAGCGGCACCGCGCCGTTGACCGCGGTGAGGGTGGCGTGCCCGATGCCGAGCACGATCGTGTCGGGCCGGCGGACCTCGATGCTGCGGGCCACATCGTACACCCCGGGGGTCAGCAGCAGGTGCCGGCCCCGGGCGAGTTCCCGGTTGATGACGTGCACCGGGTCGGACGGCCGGGCGACGAAGAAGTCGCTGATCGGGATGGTCCGTCCCGGCGTCATCCGGGCACCCCAGGTGATGCCGCGCGTGTCGCGGCGCACGGTCGGCACCCGAACCTGGTACTTCCCCCTGGCGTCGACGAAAAGGTACGGCTTCTCCCGGCTCAGCGGGGTCGTGTCGAGCGTGGTGTACGGCGGGTCGGGGAAGCCGGTGTCGTCGGGTGCGCCGACCACCCCGGCGAACACCTGGTTCCACACGGCGTTGGACCAGCTCTCGACCTCGCTGTTGCGGGTCAGCCACTGCTGCTGTGAGCCGTTTGTGGTGGCCGGCAGCCGGGAGTCGGCGATGAAGCCGCCGCTGGCGTACTGCGGCCCGTTGGTGCAGTAGTCCATAAGCGACAGCCCGCCGCCGCTGATGTCGAGCCGGCGCATCGACACGGCCTGGGACACCGCCCAGAAGTTGGCCGAGGCGCGGCAGTCGTCCTGGCCGGCGGCGTTGATGCGCAGCGACAGGTTGCTCAGCGTGCGCCAGAAGTTGACGAGCGCGATGCAGTTGGCGGTGCCGCCCTCGGTGAGGCAGCGGTTGTACGCCTCGACCTTGCCGTTGATCACTACGTCGGTGGGGGAGGCGCCCAGGCCGGAGATCTCGGTGTAGTAACCCACCTTGATCTGGAGCGGCTGTTCGGTGGTGCCGTAGTGGCCCGGCCGGAACAGGTAGGCGTGCCGGGTGGTGCCCATCTCGTTGTCGACCTGTGCGGCGTGTGCCGCGTCGAGGGTCGCCTGGATCTGGCTGACCGGCATGCTCGGGTCGAAGATCGTGACGTTGGGCCCGAAGGTGGGTTGGGTTGGTCGGGGCGGGCCCGCGCTGACCGGGGTGTTCGTGGCGACCGCGGCGGTGGTCAGCGCCAGCCCGAAGGCCAGTGCCCGACCGAGTCGTCGGTGCGGTGATGGGGTCGGCATGCTTTCGTCCTTCCCGTCGGGCCGATCGATGGCGAGCCCGACGACACGATGGACCAATTCGTGAGAGCGCTCTCTCATCGAGCGGACTTGTATCACGGTGTGAAGAAACGGGGTCCAGATGTTTCTACCCCGTAACGCCGCCGCGCGCCATGCCCCGGAGCGGGTGAATCCACGATCGACACCGTTCCGGCGCCCCCCGACGGAGAGGTATCTCAGACCTCGGAAAGGCCGACGTAATTCTCCGCGAGGCTTGTCGCGTACGCCGGGGAGGTGGTGACGTACCGCAGGGCCGCCGACTGGAGTTTCGCCTCGTACGGGTCGTCGGCGTTGAGTCGGTGCAGCATCGAGGTCATCCACCAGGAGAACTGCTGTGCCCGCCACACCCGGCGCAGCGCGGTACGCGAGTAGCCGTCCAGCAGGTCGCCGCTGCCGTCGGCGTACCAGGCGACGAAGGCGTCACCGAGCAACGCGACGTCGGCGAGGGCCAGGTTCATGCCCTTGGCCCCGGTAGGCGGCACGATGTGCACCGCGTCGCCGGCCAGGTACAGCCGCTGCCACTGCATCGGCTCGACCACCAGGCTGCGCAGCGGAGTGATCGACTTCTCCAGCACCGGCCCCTCGTTGAGCGTCCAGTTCGGCACCGTCTCCAACCGGGTCCGCAGCTCGGCCCAGATCCGCTCGTCCGGCCAGTCGGCGATGTCCTCTTCGGCCGGCACCTGGAGATACAGCCGGGAGATCTGCGGCGAGCGCATGCTGTAGAGGGCGAAGCCGCGCTCGTGATGGGCGTAGATCAGCTCCTCCACCGCGGGCGGGGCGGCGGCGAGCACGCCCAGCCAGGCGAACGGGTAGGTGCGCTCGTAGGTGGTCAGCAGCCCGTCGGGCACCGTCGGTCGGCTGATCCCGTGGTAGCCGTCGCAACCGACCACGAAGTCGCAGTGCAGCTCCTCGGCCCGGTCCTGGTGCCGAAAGTGGATCACGGGGGCGGTGTCCAGCCCGGACAGCCGGTCGGCGGGTGCCTCGAACAGGATCGTCCCGCCCGCCGCCAGCCGGGCGGCGATCATGTCCTTGACCACCTCCTGCTGGCCGTACACGGTGATCGCCCGGCCGGTCAGCTCGGTCATCGGCACCCGGTGCGATTCGCCGTCGAAGCGCAGCTCGATGCCCTCGTGCCGCATCCCCTCCCGGTCCAGGCGCGCTCCCAGGCCGGTGTCCCGCAGCAGGTCGACCGAACCCTGTTCGAGCACGCCCGCGCGTAGCCGCTGCTCCACGTACTCCCGGCTGCGGCTCTCCAGCACCACCGAGTCGATCCCGTGCCGGTGCAGCAGGTGCGACAGCATGAGACCGGCCGGTCCCGCTCCGACGATGCCGACCTGGGTGCGCATCCATGCCTCCTGGGGGCCTAGAAGGGATAGCGGGTGATGTCGCCCTGCACGGTGAGCCACTGCGTCTCGGTGAACGCCTCGACGTTGGCCGCCGCACCGCCGAAGCGGGAACCGGTGCCGGACGCGCCGACCCCGCCGAACGGCGCCACCGCCTCGTCGCTGACGGTCTGGTCGTTGATGTGCACGATGCCGCTGGGAATGCGCTCGGCCAACGCCATCGCCTTCATCACGTCGCGGCTGAGGATGCCGAGCGACAGCCCGTACTCGCTGGCGCCGGCCAGCGCCGCCGCCTCGTCCAGGTCGCTAAAGGCGAGGACCGGGGCGACCGGGCCGAACACCTCCTGCGCGTACGCCGGGGTGGTCGGGGTGACATCGGCGAGCACGGTGGGCCGGTAGAACAGCCCCTCGTAGCTGCCACCGGCAGCCAGCCGGGCACCCGCGTCCACGCTCGACGTGACCAGCGCGTGGATCTTGTCGCGCTGCGCCTCGTCGATGATCGGCCCGAGCGCCACCTGCTCCTTGGCGGGGTCACCGACCGGCAGGCGGTCGGCCTTGGCGGCCAACTCGGTGACGTACCGTTCGGCGAGGCTCTTGTGCACCAGGTGCCGGCCGGTGGTCATGCAGATCTGCCCCTGGTGCAGGAAGGAACCCCAGGCGCCGGCCGAGACGGCGAGGTCCAGGTCCGCGTCGTCGAGCACCACCAGCGCCGAGTTGCCACCCAGCTCCAGGTGCGCCCGCTTCAGGTGCCGGGCCGCGGCCTCACCGACCTTGCGGCCCGCGGCGGACGACCCGGTGAAGCTGATCACCCGTACGCGCGGCTCGGCGACCAGCGCCTCGCCGGTCGCGACGCCGCCCGGCAGCACGTGCAGCAGGCCCTCGGGCAGCCCCGCCTCCTCGAAGACCCGGGCGATGGACAGCCCACCGCAGACCGCCGTACGCAGGTCCGGCTTGAGCACCACCGCGTTGCCCAGCGCCAGCGCCGGGGCAACCGAGCGGATCGCCAGGATCAGCGGAGCGTTGAACGGCGAGATGACGCCCACCACGCCGACCGGTAGCCGGCGGGCCAGGCTCAGTCGGGGCTGGGCGCTCGGGATGATCTCACCGAGCGCCTGCGAGGGCAGCGTGGCTGCCTCGTAGCACTCCTGCGCGGCGGTGCCGGTCTCCAGGCCGCCCTTCGGCGGGATCGACCCGGACTCGCGGACCACCCAGTCGCCGACCTCGGCGGCGTGCTGCTCCCACAACGCGCCGGCCCGGCGCAGCACGGCGGCCCGCTCGGTGTAGCTGGTGGCGGCCCAGGCCCGCTGCGCGGCGGCGGCCCGGATGCTGGCCCGCGCGACGTCGTCGGCGTCGGCCACACCGACCTGGCCGATCTCCTCCCCGGTGGCGGGGGCGCGAACGGTGGCGGTGCCGCCGGAGGCCCGCACCCAGCCGTCGCTGTAGATCCGGCCGTGCCAGGTGTCGGTGTCGAGCAGTGGCATGGTGATCCTCCTTGCGTCGCAGGTGGGACAGCCACGGGCGGTGACCAGCGGGGTGGTTCCGGCCACGCCTGGTACGTGCGACGGCCCGGCGGTAGCCAGGGCCGACTACACACGTCGCATGTTCGCCTGCCGAACAAGCGTTCTCATCAAGGACATTTGCACGGGACTCGGCTCGCGTCAACGGATCACCGCAACATTTCTGCGGCAGGTCGGACCGGTTGATCCGGCCGGCCGGGAGCGCGTTGACGAACGTCGTCGACTCCGATTACGTTCGAGATAAGTACGCCGGTCCGCATGCCGAACAGCGGTCGGTGGGTGCGTGACACAGGAGGCAGGGAGGCCCATGGCGAAGCTCGTCCCGCTGGCCGACGGCATCGCAGAGCTGGTCCGCGACGGGGACACGGTGGCGCTGGAGGGATTCACCCACCTGATCCCGTTCGCCGCCGGCCACGAGATCATCCGGCAGGAGCGGCGCGACCTGACCTTGGTGCGGATGACCCCCGACGTCATCTACGACCAGCTCATCGGTGCCGGCTGTGCCCGCCGCCTGGTGTTCTCCTGGGGCGGCAACCCCGGCGTCGGGTCGCTGCACCGCTTCCGCGACGCCGTGCAGAACTCCTGGCCCGTCCCGCTTGAGCTGGAGGAACACAGCCACGCCGGGATGGCCAACCGCTACGTCGCCGGTGCCTCCGGCCTGCCGTTCGCCGTGCTACGCGGCTACACCGGCACCGACCTGCCCCGGCACACCAGAAACATCCGCAGCATCGACTGCCCGTTCACCGGGGAGACGCTGACCGCGGTCCCCGCGCTCAACCCCGACGTGACAGTGGTGCACGCCCAGCGCGCCGACCGCGCCGGCAACGTGCAGATGTGGGGCATCACCGGCGTGCAGAAGGAGGCGGTGCTGGCCGCCCGCCGGTCCCTGGTCACCGTCGAGGAGATCGTCGACGAGTTGACCCCGGTGCCCGGTCAGGTGGTGCTACCCGGCTGGGTGATCACCGCCGTGGCGCACGTCCCCGGGGGTGCCCATCCCTCGTACGCGCAGGGCTACTCGGTGCGGGACAACGCCTGCTACGTCGCCTGGGACGAGATCAGCCGGGACCGTGCCACCTTCCAGGACTGGATCGAACGGCAGGTCCAGAACGCGGGGGCGAAGGCATGAGCGAGCGTCAGCGAGCGAATCATCAACTCAGTGCGTCGGTGCCTCATGTCGGCCCGCAGCGCAGCGGAGGGCCGGCATGAGTCAGTACACCGCCGACGAGATGATGACAGTGGCGGCGGCCCGGCAACTGCGCGACGGCACCGCCTGCTTCGTCGGGATCGGCCTGCCCAGCACCGCGGCGAACCTGGCCCGCGCCACCCACGCGCCCGACCTGGTGCTGATCTACGAGTCCGGCTGTCTCGGCGCCAAACCCGATCGGCTGCCGCTCTCCATCGGTGACGGCGTGCTCGCCGACACCGCCGACGCGGTGATCCCGGTGCCCGAGGTGTTCAACTACTGGCTGCAACCCGGGCGCGTTGACGTCGGGTTCCTCGGCGCCGCGCAGCTCGACCGGTACGGCAACATCAACACCACGGTCATCGGTGGCGACTACACCGACCCGAAGGTGCGCCTGCCCGGTGCCGGTGGCGCTCCCGAGATCGCCGCCTCCTGCGGCGAGGTGGTGGTGATCGTCCGGCAGAGCCGGCGTACCTTCACCGAGCGCGTCGACTTCGTCACCTCGGTCGGCTACGGCGGCGGCCCCGGCGACCGGGCACGGCTCGGTCTACGCGGCGGTGGACCCCGCACCGTCATCACCGACCTCGGCGTCCTTGAGGCCGACCCGGACAGCTGCGAACTCACCCTCACCCGGCTGCACCCGGGCGTCACCGTCGAGCGGGTCCGCGAGGCCACCGGCTGGCCGCTCGCCGTCGCCGGCGACCTGAGCACCAACGAGCCACCGACCGCCGAGGAACTCACCGTGCTGCGCGCCCTCGAAGCGACAATGCGG
Proteins encoded in this region:
- a CDS encoding adenylyl cyclase — protein: MPTPSPHRRLGRALAFGLALTTAAVATNTPVSAGPPRPTQPTFGPNVTIFDPSMPVSQIQATLDAAHAAQVDNEMGTTRHAYLFRPGHYGTTEQPLQIKVGYYTEISGLGASPTDVVINGKVEAYNRCLTEGGTANCIALVNFWRTLSNLSLRINAAGQDDCRASANFWAVSQAVSMRRLDISGGGLSLMDYCTNGPQYASGGFIADSRLPATTNGSQQQWLTRNSEVESWSNAVWNQVFAGVVGAPDDTGFPDPPYTTLDTTPLSREKPYLFVDARGKYQVRVPTVRRDTRGITWGARMTPGRTIPISDFFVARPSDPVHVINRELARGRHLLLTPGVYDVARSIEVRRPDTIVLGIGHATLTAVNGAVPLNVAGVPGVVVAGVTIDAGLKESPVLLRVGREHGRNHSTPRNPITLSDVYFRVGGPHIGKTDTALEVNSDHVLIDHTWVWRGDHGVEGFTEGVNGDTDRWRTNTGRYGVVVNGDHVTATGLFVEHFQRYNTVWNGEHGTTILYQNELPYDPPTQADWHNGKVNGWAGYKVGDRVRHHTLHGGGVYVFNQNNPSIRTENGFEVPVRPGIRLHHIMTVNLSAGTIDHVVNGVGEAADMDRVGAPVYLEQYP
- a CDS encoding 4-hydroxybenzoate 3-monooxygenase; this translates as MRTQVGIVGAGPAGLMLSHLLHRHGIDSVVLESRSREYVEQRLRAGVLEQGSVDLLRDTGLGARLDREGMRHEGIELRFDGESHRVPMTELTGRAITVYGQQEVVKDMIAARLAAGGTILFEAPADRLSGLDTAPVIHFRHQDRAEELHCDFVVGCDGYHGISRPTVPDGLLTTYERTYPFAWLGVLAAAPPAVEELIYAHHERGFALYSMRSPQISRLYLQVPAEEDIADWPDERIWAELRTRLETVPNWTLNEGPVLEKSITPLRSLVVEPMQWQRLYLAGDAVHIVPPTGAKGMNLALADVALLGDAFVAWYADGSGDLLDGYSRTALRRVWRAQQFSWWMTSMLHRLNADDPYEAKLQSAALRYVTTSPAYATSLAENYVGLSEV
- a CDS encoding benzaldehyde dehydrogenase, which encodes MPLLDTDTWHGRIYSDGWVRASGGTATVRAPATGEEIGQVGVADADDVARASIRAAAAQRAWAATSYTERAAVLRRAGALWEQHAAEVGDWVVRESGSIPPKGGLETGTAAQECYEAATLPSQALGEIIPSAQPRLSLARRLPVGVVGVISPFNAPLILAIRSVAPALALGNAVVLKPDLRTAVCGGLSIARVFEEAGLPEGLLHVLPGGVATGEALVAEPRVRVISFTGSSAAGRKVGEAAARHLKRAHLELGGNSALVVLDDADLDLAVSAGAWGSFLHQGQICMTTGRHLVHKSLAERYVTELAAKADRLPVGDPAKEQVALGPIIDEAQRDKIHALVTSSVDAGARLAAGGSYEGLFYRPTVLADVTPTTPAYAQEVFGPVAPVLAFSDLDEAAALAGASEYGLSLGILSRDVMKAMALAERIPSGIVHINDQTVSDEAVAPFGGVGASGTGSRFGGAAANVEAFTETQWLTVQGDITRYPF
- a CDS encoding CoA-transferase, with translation MAKLVPLADGIAELVRDGDTVALEGFTHLIPFAAGHEIIRQERRDLTLVRMTPDVIYDQLIGAGCARRLVFSWGGNPGVGSLHRFRDAVQNSWPVPLELEEHSHAGMANRYVAGASGLPFAVLRGYTGTDLPRHTRNIRSIDCPFTGETLTAVPALNPDVTVVHAQRADRAGNVQMWGITGVQKEAVLAARRSLVTVEEIVDELTPVPGQVVLPGWVITAVAHVPGGAHPSYAQGYSVRDNACYVAWDEISRDRATFQDWIERQVQNAGAKA
- a CDS encoding CoA-transferase subunit beta; the encoded protein is MSQYTADEMMTVAAARQLRDGTACFVGIGLPSTAANLARATHAPDLVLIYESGCLGAKPDRLPLSIGDGVLADTADAVIPVPEVFNYWLQPGRVDVGFLGAAQLDRYGNINTTVIGGDYTDPKVRLPGAGGAPEIAASCGEVVVIVRQSRRTFTERVDFVTSVGYGGGPGDRARLGLRGGGPRTVITDLGVLEADPDSCELTLTRLHPGVTVERVREATGWPLAVAGDLSTNEPPTAEELTVLRALEATMRAAA